The following are encoded in a window of Amaranthus tricolor cultivar Red isolate AtriRed21 chromosome 2, ASM2621246v1, whole genome shotgun sequence genomic DNA:
- the LOC130803801 gene encoding EPIDERMAL PATTERNING FACTOR-like protein 5 codes for MGRHPCPFPLTLTLLILIILSIYTIHKDPETLNSGQVFKRRKLIGPGSWPPSCRSKCGSCTPCKAVHVPIQPGVSVPLEYYPEAWRCKCGNHLYMP; via the coding sequence ATGGGGCGGCACCCATGCCCGTTCCCACTTACACTTACTCTTCTTATTCTGATTATACTATCCATTTACACAATACACAAGGATCCGGAAACACTCAATTCAGGTCAAGTTTTTAAACGGAGGAAGCTAATCGGGCCAGGATCATGGCCACCTTCATGTAGATCCAAGTGTGGGAGTTGCACACCGTGTAAAGCAGTACACGTGCCGATTCAACCTGGTGTAAGCGTGCCATTAGAGTATTATCCTGAAGCTTGGCGTTGTAAGTGTGGGAATCACTTGTACATGCCTTAG